The Hydrogenispora ethanolica nucleotide sequence GGATTTTTCGATCGGGAATGTGACATTTACATATGATTGGCACTGCCGCCAGTTGTTATTTCACTATGACTGGACCGACCAATCTTTTTGGTTCCGAGTTATTTTTAAAGCATTTCCACAAGCGAGCTTACAATTTGACAAGGATATGGAATTGTTAAATGATCCGAACTTCTTATCTCAATAAACTTTTATCATTAGGGTTGGTGCTGCTCATTTGGGGTCTCGGATATTTTGGCGGATGGTGGGATTTCATCGTCTCCCCAAAGAATATTACGGATCAGCCTCAATCTTCTGCCAAACCGCGGATGATGATTCATAAAAACACGATTTCCGGGTGGGATAACCATCAAAAAGCTTGGCAGATCAAAGCGGAGAATATTTGGCAAGTTGCTGATGGAAGTATTATCTATTTTGAAACCATCAGCGAAGGAGTCATCTTTTCCGTAGCAGGAGAGCGGCTTCACTTCACAGCGGGTTGGGTTCGATGGGAGAAACCTCATGGCCGACTTTATTTCGGTGACGGCCTCACCGTCAGTCTAAGGGATGGAACGTTGAAAACCCCGGAAGCGATATTGGATTATCGGAACCAGATCATTCGCTCGGAAAAAAAGATTCAATTCTGCGGCGCCGAACTCAGCCTTTCTGCTCAAAAAATGCAAGCGGATATTAACAAGGAAGAACTTGTGCTGGAAGGGGATGTGGAGTTGGAGCAACAAGGCGATAGGATTCAAGCGCAAGGCCTCTTTTATGATTTGAAGGAGAAACGCTACGAGCTTCAAAATCCCAAAGAAATGACGATTCATCTATGAAAAAGGGGCTTTTTTACTTGGCGCTTTTTGGCCTGACCCTTGGATTGTCTTGGGCGGAATCAGAAAGAGTCAGGATTACCGGACTGAATATTCGTGGCGACGCGCAACGTAAAATCACATATATCAGCGGCAATGCCCGGATTGTGCAGAATAAGACGGTGATTACTGCCCAGAGTGCCACGATCGACATGGACCGCAAAAAGGCCATTCTTGAGGGAGGAGTTATGCTTGGTGAGGCAGAGTTCGCCATCGCCGCGGCTCGTTTGGAATACGACATGCGTCAGAAAGTCGGAATTTTTCAAAAGGAAGTCCGCCTAGACTACAAGCCTATAAAAAATCCAGCCGGTAAATTCGATTCGGAACCTTTTCGCTTGTTTTGCCAAGAGCTATACTTGGAAACAAACCATAAGAATTTTAGCGCCATGCGGCAAATACGGTTTGAACATACCAGTTTTACCGGCTCTGCCGATCGCTTTGAATATGAGGATAAACGTCAAGAAGTGCATTTATTAGGCAAAGCGCGCTTGAATCGCCCGCCCCAGAACAAAGCGGGTCAAAATCAAGAGCCATTTCAGTTGCAGAGCGAACAAATTATCCTCATGACAAAGACGAAAAATTTCAGCACCAGCGGGAGTGCGGTTCTGGAGCAGAATGAGTTTCGGGGTACGGCCGAGCGGATCGTTTATCACGACGCCACGCAAGAGATTCAATTTCAAGAACAAGTTTCATTTGACAGATT carries:
- the lptC gene encoding LPS export ABC transporter periplasmic protein LptC, producing the protein MIRTSYLNKLLSLGLVLLIWGLGYFGGWWDFIVSPKNITDQPQSSAKPRMMIHKNTISGWDNHQKAWQIKAENIWQVADGSIIYFETISEGVIFSVAGERLHFTAGWVRWEKPHGRLYFGDGLTVSLRDGTLKTPEAILDYRNQIIRSEKKIQFCGAELSLSAQKMQADINKEELVLEGDVELEQQGDRIQAQGLFYDLKEKRYELQNPKEMTIHL
- a CDS encoding LptA/OstA family protein, translated to MKKGLFYLALFGLTLGLSWAESERVRITGLNIRGDAQRKITYISGNARIVQNKTVITAQSATIDMDRKKAILEGGVMLGEAEFAIAAARLEYDMRQKVGIFQKEVRLDYKPIKNPAGKFDSEPFRLFCQELYLETNHKNFSAMRQIRFEHTSFTGSADRFEYEDKRQEVHLLGKARLNRPPQNKAGQNQEPFQLQSEQIILMTKTKNFSTSGSAVLEQNEFRGTAERIVYHDATQEIQFQEQVSFDRLGKAGASAQTSKEPFQLTCDQLNLASNTKNFTAMGAARLVQSDFVGTSAQMTYLDNRQELTLSEKVHLSRVVKAGSKSKNKEPFELESATLVLSVNNKNFIAFGEASLKHPDFQGTADQIEYDDERQLLRMVGHASLKRPEGEIIQGEQVTINLDDKSFIVNNKVNLSFDVKEEETKK